The Actinosynnema mirum DSM 43827 genomic interval GCGGCGAACAGGCTCATCCCGCCCCGGCTGGCCGTGAAGCCCGCCAGCGGCAGGAACACCTCGCTCGGCAGCGGGGGGAACAGGTTCTCCAGCGCGATCGCCAAACCCGCACCGGGCGCACCCAGGGTCTCCATCAGACCGGTGGTCCAGTCGACGATCGAGTCGATCACTGACAACTCCCCGCACCTCCAATCAGGTGAAGGATATCCGGCGCGAAACGCGCATAACGCCCTAGGTGGGGCGAATCGACGCTGGGTAGCGGTCCGGGCACAATCCCTCCCCGTGAAGCGGACGCCGGTGCTCGTGGTCGCAGGGTTCCTCGGCGCGGGCAAGACCACACTGCTCAACCACCTCCTGACCGGCGCGCGGGGCACGAGGGTCGGGGTCGTCGTGAACGACTTCGGCAGCATCGGCATCGACGCGATGGCCGTCGCGGGGCAGGTCGACTCGACGGTCTCCCTCGACGGGGGGTGCCTGTGCTGCGCGGTCGACGTGAGCGGGCTGGACGAGATGCTGGGCAAGCTCGTCGGGCGGGTCGACGTGATCGTCGTGGAGGCCAGCGGGCTGGCCGAGCCGCAGAGCGTGGTGCGGATGGTGCTGGCCAGCGAGCAGCCGGGGATCGCGTACGGCGGGCTGGTGCTCGTGGTCGACGCGGCCGAGTTCCCGGACGAGCCGGACCTGCGGGTCGCGGACCTGGTGGTGCTGAACAAGGTCGACCGGGTGGCCGATCACGGGGCGCTGGTCGCGGCGCTGCGCGAGCGCAAGCCGGGGGTCGCGGTGGTCGCGGCCGAGCGCGGGCGGGTCGACCCGGCGCTGCTGTTCGACCCCAGGCCCAGGCAGCGGTACGGGCAGCTGACCCTGGACGACCTGGTCGCGGAGCTGGGCGAGGACGACCACGCGGGTCACGCGCACCACGCGTGGGGCGCCGTCGAGTTCACCGCCGAGCGCCCGCTGAACCCGCTCCGCCTGATGGCGTTCCTGTCCGACCGCCCGGCGGGCCTGTACCGCGCGAAGGGCCACGCGTGGTTCGCCGCGCCGGGCCACGACCAGCGGTTCGAGCTGCAGGTGGTCGGCGACTACCTGCGGTTCGACCGCACCCCGTGGCCGGGCGAACCGCGCACCGAGCTGGTCCTGATCGGCGTCGACCTGGACGCGGACGCGATCACCACCCGGTTGCGCGCCTGCGAGGAACCGGACCCGTCGTCGGTGAACCCGCAGTCGATGCTGGAGGTGCTGCGGTACCTGGTGTGACCTGCGGTGATGGGGGTGCGCCGCAGCTGAGCGGTTCCGCCGACCTGCCCGATCGAGGGGCCCTTCGGCGTTGAATCCCACCCACCTGCGCGAACGGGACCCCACACCGCAGTGCGGGGTCCCGCTTCCCGTTGTGGGGTCGGAGAGATTCGAACTCTCACTGGACGGCACCTAAAGCCGTTGCCTCTGCCGTTGGGCTACGACCCCCGCCGCGTCACCCTATCGACCGCCCCGCCCCCGCCCCCGACCAGCCCGCCCACCCGGCGGCGCCCGTCCCGGCCCCCGCCGAACCGCCGCCCGCCCCCCGACGCCACCCGCCGGCACGGCCGGGCCGCTCCACGTCGCCGTCCCAGGTCAACTACGGTTAACCGCCTGAAGCCCGCGAGGAGGAGATGTGGCACGCGACCCCGACGCCATCCAGCGCGAGATCGAGCAAGCACGCGACGCGCTGGCGGCGACCCTGGACGAGCTCGGCACCAGGGCCAACCCCCAGCGCTTCGTGGAGGCGGGCAAGGCCGGCGTGCAGGCGAAGCTCGACGACCCCCGCGTCCGGTACGCGCTCATCGCGGTGGGCGCGGTGGTGGGCTTCGCCTTGCTGCGCAAGCTCTTCCGCTGATCCGGGCGCTCGGCCGGGGCAACCGCGCCCGCCGTCGCCCCGTCCCGCCGGTGCTACTGCCCCTTGGCCACGAGGGGCAGTAGCACCTGCTCCACCACGCGCTCCACGAACGCCTCGTCCAGCGGTTCGCCGGTGAGCATCAGCCGGTACGTCAGCGCGGCGCCCGCCAGCTCGACGGCCATCGACCTCGGCGCCCCCTCGCGCAGCTCGCCGCGCCCGTGCGCCCGGTCCAGCACCTGCCGCAGCACCTCGCGCTGCGCGATCAGGAACGTCTCCCGGAACGCCACCGCCAGCTCCGGCTCGTGCGGCAGCTCGCCCACCAGCGCCTGCGCCGCCTTGCCGATCGGCCCGGACAGGAACGCCGCGAACGAGCGCAGCGACTCCCTCAGGTCCCCCTCCAGCGACCCGGTGTCCGGCTGCGCCAGGTTCTGGCTCGCCAGCTGCGCGCAGGTGTCGATGACCAGGTCGAGCTTCGACTCCCAGCGCCGGTAGATCGTGGCCTTCCCGGCGCGCGCCCGCGCCGCCACCGCGTCCATCGTCAGCGCCCGGTAGCCGACCTCCGCCATGACCTCCAGCGCCGCTCGCCGCAGCGCCTCGTCGCGGCTGGCGTCCCTGGGTCTGCCCCGCTGCGGAGTCCGCGTCGCCCCGCTGTACACCGGTGTAGCCATCCCTGCTCCCGTCGCCTTTGGCCGGACATCCTAGGCGTGCCCAGCGGAGCGGAATCCCCAGATCACCCAGGTCGTGAGGGGTGCTCGGGTCACGATTCGCGCCGTCACCCGGCTTATCGCTCCAGGGGCCCGGTGTTGAACTCCGACCGAAGCGATTCCGGTTCGGCCGATCACCGGAAGCACCCCCTCCTGGTCCGTTCGGGGTTACCGCGCTGCCCGGTTCGGGGGCATCCTCGGGTGGTGCGCGCCCTCACCCTGTTCTTGATCTTGCTGCTCGCCGCCTGCACGACCGCGGGACCGAGCGCACCCACCGGCCCCACCGGCACCACGAGCACCACCACGAGCGCCACCGCCGACCCGTCCGGCCGGGTCGTGGACCTCGTCCTGCCCTCCACCGCGCTCGGCCGCGACGCCCAGGTCCGCCTGCTGCTCCCCGACGGCTGGGCCGCCCAGCCCGACCGCCGCTGGCCGGTCCTCTACCTGCTGAGCGGCTGCTGCGGCTCCCACCTCGGCTGGACCTCGCCCGGCCAGGCCGACCGGCTCACCCGCGACCTCGACGTCATCGTCGCCATGCCCGAGGGCGGACTGGCCGGCTTCTACACCGACTGGGCCGAGGGCCCGGCCTGGGAGACGTTCCACCTGGTCGAGCTGCGCGAGGCCCTGGAGCGCGACTACCGCGCCGGCGGGGACCGGGTCGTCGCCGGCTACTCCATGGGCGGCTTCGGCGCGCTCTCCTACACCGCCCGCCACCCCGGTTTCTTCCGCGCCGCCGCCTCGTTCAGCGGCGTCGTCCACACCACCGGCACCGACGACTCCCGCGCGCTCGTCCGCCGCATCGTCACCCAGGCCGACCTCGACCCGGCCGCGCTCTGGCCCGCCGACGCCGACTGGGCCGCCCACAACCCGCACGACCTCGCCGACGCCCTGCGCGGCGTCCCGGTCTACCTGTCCTGCGGCGACGGCGCCCCCGGCCCGCTCGACTCGCCGGGCAACGAGGTCGTCGACGCCCTGGAGGCCGAGCTGTGGGCCGAGAACCTCGCCACGACGGCCCGGCTCACCGAGGCGGGCGCGCAGGTCACCGCCGACCTGTACGGACCGGGCACCCACACCTGGCCGTACTGGGACCGCGCCCTGGAGAACGCCCTCCCGATCCTGACCGCCGCCCTGCCCGGCTGACCCTGGCCGACCCGAGCGCGACCCCCGCCGTCCGGTGCCCGTCCCCGCCTCGGGCGACAATGGCCACTGGTACGACCGGGTGAACATCCACGAGGAGGCGCGACAAGTGCGGGCGACCACGATCCACGGTGCACGGGACATCCGAGTCGAGGAGGTCCCCGACCCGGTGATCCAGCTCCCCACCGACGCCGTCGTGCGGGTCGAGCTGGCGTGCGTGTGCGGCAGCGACCTGTGGGGCTACCGGGGCGTGTCCCGGCGCGCCCGGGGGCAGCGCATCGGCCACGAGTTCGTCGGCGAGGTCGTCGCGGTCGGCTCCGCCGTCTCCGCGCTCAGCGTCGGCGAC includes:
- a CDS encoding CobW family GTP-binding protein: MKRTPVLVVAGFLGAGKTTLLNHLLTGARGTRVGVVVNDFGSIGIDAMAVAGQVDSTVSLDGGCLCCAVDVSGLDEMLGKLVGRVDVIVVEASGLAEPQSVVRMVLASEQPGIAYGGLVLVVDAAEFPDEPDLRVADLVVLNKVDRVADHGALVAALRERKPGVAVVAAERGRVDPALLFDPRPRQRYGQLTLDDLVAELGEDDHAGHAHHAWGAVEFTAERPLNPLRLMAFLSDRPAGLYRAKGHAWFAAPGHDQRFELQVVGDYLRFDRTPWPGEPRTELVLIGVDLDADAITTRLRACEEPDPSSVNPQSMLEVLRYLV
- a CDS encoding DUF3618 domain-containing protein — its product is MARDPDAIQREIEQARDALAATLDELGTRANPQRFVEAGKAGVQAKLDDPRVRYALIAVGAVVGFALLRKLFR
- a CDS encoding TetR/AcrR family transcriptional regulator, whose translation is MATPVYSGATRTPQRGRPRDASRDEALRRAALEVMAEVGYRALTMDAVAARARAGKATIYRRWESKLDLVIDTCAQLASQNLAQPDTGSLEGDLRESLRSFAAFLSGPIGKAAQALVGELPHEPELAVAFRETFLIAQREVLRQVLDRAHGRGELREGAPRSMAVELAGAALTYRLMLTGEPLDEAFVERVVEQVLLPLVAKGQ
- a CDS encoding alpha/beta hydrolase; protein product: MRALTLFLILLLAACTTAGPSAPTGPTGTTSTTTSATADPSGRVVDLVLPSTALGRDAQVRLLLPDGWAAQPDRRWPVLYLLSGCCGSHLGWTSPGQADRLTRDLDVIVAMPEGGLAGFYTDWAEGPAWETFHLVELREALERDYRAGGDRVVAGYSMGGFGALSYTARHPGFFRAAASFSGVVHTTGTDDSRALVRRIVTQADLDPAALWPADADWAAHNPHDLADALRGVPVYLSCGDGAPGPLDSPGNEVVDALEAELWAENLATTARLTEAGAQVTADLYGPGTHTWPYWDRALENALPILTAALPG